GAGGGGGCACACCACCCAAGGGGTTTCAGCGATCGAGATCCTTACAACTGATTTAGGGTTGCTGTAACTGATTTAGGGTTGCTGTAGATTGGGTTGAGATTGGAACCATTTTAGGCCCGTTGCTGAGTGACTGAAAAAACTTGCCAGAACCCGACACCACCGGCAGAGTCAGGTTTCCTGACCCCTACATCGACCAAAACCTGGTAAGGGGGGGAAACCCCGCCCAAGGCAGAATCTTGTGTCAGTCAACCAGGGTTCGTTGTCACACCCTCACAGGGCAAACCCCAACCAAAGACCTGGCCTTAACCCAGCAGCAATGGTTTGTGGAGCCGATCGCGTTCTAGCCCATAGATCTCCTCATACAAAACCCGTTCCTCTGGGCTGATGGTTTTGGGAATCACCACCTGGACTTCCACGATTTGATCCCCCCGTCGGCCCTGGGGTTGGGGATAGCCCTTGGCTGCTAGGCGCAGGCGTTGACCCGATCGCACCCCCGGTTGCAGCTTCATTTGCACCGGCCCATCCAGGGTGGGCACCGCGATCGCCGCCCCCAAAATGGCTTCCACCGGACTAATGGAGACGACACAGAACAGGTCGGAACCCTGGAGGCGATAGAACGGGTGGGGGGTGACCACGACCCGTAAATAGAGATTGCCCCCCTCAATACCCTGACCCCGCAGGCGCATCTGCTGTCCCGTCACCATCCCCCCCGGCATATCCACCTCAATGGAGCGCCCATCTTCCAGGCGCACCCGCTCCCGGCCCCCGCTGTAGGCCCGTTCCAGGGGAACTTCCAGCTTGGCTTCCGCATCCCGAGGCGGGGCAGCAGGGCGAATGGTGTAGGCGGTTTTGACCATACCCGTCTTGTAGCCCAAGGCGGGGGGCGGGGGGCTGGCACCTCGGTTCACTAGGGGTGGGGGGGCCGATCGGACTTCGGTTCTGGGTTCTGGGGTTCTGGGGTTCTGGGTTCTGGGTTCTGGGTTCTGGGGTTCTGGGGTTCTGGGGTTCTGGGTTCTGGGTTCTGGAATCCTGGATCCTTCGGTTCTGGGCATGGTGCGCCGAGGGGCCGATCGGGGTTCAGAGCGGAGTTCCGCCCCAGCCGCAGCGGGAGACCGCACCCCAGGCCGAGGGTTCACAGGACCCCGGCCCAGCAGATCATCCACAAAAATATTGAAGTCGGGAAACTGACTAAAATCGTTGTCCGCTTCTGGCTGACGGACTCCAGGTCTAGGATTTCTCCCCCGATCGCCCCCTGGGGACTCTTGACGTTTCCAGAACAAACTGAACTGGTCATACTTGGCCCGCTTGTTAGGGTCGGACAGAACTTCGTAGGCTTCACTGAGGGTCTTGAATTTCTCTTCAGCCCCTTGATCACCGGGATTCAGATCGGGGTGATATTGCCGTGCTAGCCGTCGAAAGGCTTGCTTGATCTCATCGCCCTTGGCTTGGCGGTTAATGTTGAGAATGTCGTAGTAGTTGCGAAAGTTTTCCATGGCCGATCGTTCACAACCTCTGGGTCTACCATGATTGGGTCTACCATCATTAAGTCCACCATGATGGGGTCCAGCACCATGGGGTTCACCACCATGGGGTTCAGCACCATTGGGTTCAGCACCATGGGGTTCACCACCATTGGGGCTACCATGATGGGGTCCACCACCATAATAGTCATCCTAAGGGATCAGACGCATTCATCAGACGCATCTATCAGACGCATCTATCAGACGCATCTATCAGACGCATCCCCACTGGGAACCACAGTTTCCAGACCCCATCGCCCCCGACACCCTAGCCCAGCAGCAGATCCCCAAACCAGTCTTGCCCCCAGCCTTACCAGAACCCGGTGAACCCTGGGGTTTCTGAGAGGTGGGATGGCAGGTCTTATGGGAAAATGGCAAGGCAATACAGTTCAGCCAGAACGGCACAGAACAGGAAACCCAAAGGAAAAACCTATGGCATCTGATAGCACACAACGGGGAGTCACCCTCTGGTTCACGGGGTTAAGCGGCGCAGGTAAAACCACCATCAGTGATGCGGTGGAAGCAGAACTGCGATCGCGGGGGGTGAAAATGGAGCGGTTAGACGGGGATATTGTCCGGGAAAACCTCACCAAAGGCTTAGGCTTCAGCAAAGA
This region of Prochlorothrix hollandica PCC 9006 = CALU 1027 genomic DNA includes:
- a CDS encoding DnaJ C-terminal domain-containing protein, which encodes MENFRNYYDILNINRQAKGDEIKQAFRRLARQYHPDLNPGDQGAEEKFKTLSEAYEVLSDPNKRAKYDQFSLFWKRQESPGGDRGRNPRPGVRQPEADNDFSQFPDFNIFVDDLLGRGPVNPRPGVRSPAAAGAELRSEPRSAPRRTMPRTEGSRIPEPRTQNPRTPEPQNPEPRTQNPRTPEPRTEVRSAPPPLVNRGASPPPPALGYKTGMVKTAYTIRPAAPPRDAEAKLEVPLERAYSGGRERVRLEDGRSIEVDMPGGMVTGQQMRLRGQGIEGGNLYLRVVVTPHPFYRLQGSDLFCVVSISPVEAILGAAIAVPTLDGPVQMKLQPGVRSGQRLRLAAKGYPQPQGRRGDQIVEVQVVIPKTISPEERVLYEEIYGLERDRLHKPLLLG